The genomic region ATCTTCGGCTATGGCCGTGCGGGCTGCGGAAAGTTCGTGGATTGCCAGCCGCATCCATAATTCTGAAGTCTGGTGCTGGACGATGAACAGCATTTCGTCATGGGCATCGGAAAGCGGCTTTTGCGCCCGCAGGATCGCATCGAGCTTGAGATAGTCGCCATAGGACATCCGCCCGTCAAAGGCCATTTGCGCACCTTCCTCAGCCGGATCGTAACTGGTTTCATAGTCGCTCATGTCACGGCCTGCCGTTTTCTGAATTCGGGCTTGTCCCAACTGCCGGTCTCGATGATTTCGCAAAGGATACCCGCTGCCTGCGCCACATCTTCAAGCGTGTTGTAAAGCGGGCAGAACCCGAAACGCATGATGTCCGGCGCGCGGAAATCGCCCACCACGTTTTGCGCGATCAGTGCCTGCATGGCGGCATAGCCTTCCGCAAACCGGAAGGAAACCTGTGAGCCCCGCGCCGCCGGATCGCGCGGGCTGGCAAGCTGCGCCTTGTCCGTTCCCGCTTCCACCAGTTCGATAAAACGCTGCGACAATTCGATGGAGCGCGTCCGTATGTCCGCCATGTCAACACCATCCCAAACGCCCAGCGCGGCATCGAGAACCGCCATCTGGATCACTGGCGGCGTACCCACGCGCATGCGCTCAACGCCGGCGCCCGGCCGGTAATCAAGATCGAAGGCAAACGGTGCTTCATGGCCAAGCCAGCCCGAAAGTGCGGGACGAACCTTGTCCGCCAGATCAGGCCGCACATAGATGAAGGCCGGCGCGCCCGGCCCGCCATTGAGGTATTTGTAGGTGCAGCCGATGGCAAACTCGGCATTTGAGGCCGCCAGATCTACCGGCAAGGCACCGGCTGAATGCGCAAGGTCCCAGATCATGACGGCCCCTGCCGAATGCGCCTTGCCGGTGATTGCCGCCATGTCGTGCAGACGGCCGCTGCGGTAATCAACTTCCGTCAGCATCACCACCGCAATGGTTTCATCAATATGGCTTTCCACCGCTTCGGGATCGACCACCTTCAACTGGTGCCCCCCATTCAACGATTTGAGCAAACCGTCAGCCATGTAGAGATCGGTGGGAAAGTTTCCGTTGTCGGAAAGCACGGTTTTCCGGTCCGGGTTCAGTTCCAGTGCCGAAGCGAGCGCCTGATAAACCTTGATGGAAAGCGTATCGCCGGTAACAACGCTGCCGGCCGGAGCACCGATCAGCCGGCCGATCCTGTCACCCAGCTGCATCGGCAGATGCATCCAGCCGGCCTTGTTCCAGCCGCCGATCAGCATCTTGCTCCATTCCTCGGCGATGACGCGCTTTGCGGCGGCCTGTGCACAAACGGGCATTGGCCCAAGCGAATTGCCGTCGAGATAGATCAGCCCTTCAGGCAAGTGGAATTGCTGTCTGGTCTTTGTAAAATCAGTCATGAAACATCCGTGAAAAAATGCGCAGATACATGCAATGGCGGCCGCGGCAAATCCCCCAACATGGCACGGCGGGCGCATTGCAACGGCAAGTGACCGCAGATAAACAGGAATGTCCACCCCTCATTTCAAGCCGGAGACATCATGAACAGGCAACAGCTTGCCAGCGCCATCGCACAGGGCAAAGGCGCCGAACCAGCAGACCTTGTTTTAAAGGGCGGCCGCTTTTTCGATCTTGTTTCCGGCAGACTGATTGACGGCAATATTGCCATCAGCGGCGACCGCATCACCGGCACCTGCGCGGACTATGACGGCAAACAGGAAATCGACATTTCCGGAAAGATTGCCGTTCCCGGTTTCATCGACACCCACCTGCATGTGGAGTCTTCCTGCGTCACGCCGTTCGAATTCGACCGCTGCGTCACGCCGCGCGGCATCACCACAGCAATTTGCGACCCGCACGAGATTGCCAATGTCACGGGCATCAGCGGCATTGAGTACTTCCTTGAGGCAGCCCTTCGCACCGTGATCGATCTGCGGGTGCAGCTTTCAAGCTGCGTTCCCTCCACCACGATGGAGACAGCAGGCGCAACCCTTGAAATCGGCGACCTGCTCCCCTTCATCGACCATCCCAAGGTGATCGGCCTGGCGGAGGTCATGAATTATCCCGGCGTGCTCAATGGCGATCCCGGCATTCTTGCCAAGCTGGAAGCATTTCAGAACCGCCATATCGATGGCCATGCGCCCCTGGTGCGCGGATATGACATCAACGGCTATTGCGCAGCCGGCATTCGCACGGACCACGAAACCACCTCTGCCGAAGAGGCGCTGGAAAAACTCTCCAAGGGCATGCACATCCTTGTGCGCGAAGGATCGGTCTCCAAGGATCTTGACGCCCTGCTGCCGATCATCACCGAGCGCAATTCGCCCTTCCTTGCCCTTTGCACCGACGACCGCAATCCTCTCGACATCGCCGAACACGGCCATCTCGACTACATGATCCGTCATGCGATTGACCGGGGCGCCGAGCCGCTCGCCGTGTATCGCGCAGCCTCGATCTCCGCTGCCCGTGCCTTCGGACTGAAAGATCGCGGCCTCATCGCCCCAGGCTGGCGCGCCGACATCGTCATCCTCGACACTCTGGAAGACTGCAACGCGAAAACGGTGCTGGCAGCAGGAAGACCCGTCAATGAGGCTTTGTTTGCATCAAGAAAAACGATCCCTCCGGTAGCGCGCAACTCCGTCAACGCGCCTCAGGTTTCAGCCGACCATTTCCATGCTCCGGCCAACAAGGCTGAAACCCATGTCATCGGCATCGAGCCCGGCAAGATCATCACCCGGCATCTGCTCGAGGATATTGAAGTATCCGGCGGCCACAAGCTTGCCCATCCAGGCCGCGATCTTGCCAAGATTGCCGTCATCGAGCGCCATGGCAAAAACGGCAACATCGCCACCGGTTTCGTGCGCGGTTTTGAGATGAAGCGCGGTGCGATTGCCTCCACCGTCTGTCACGACCATCACAACATTGCCGTGGTCGGGGTAAGCGAAACCGACATGGCGGTTGCCGCCAACCGGCTGGGTGAAATCGAGGGCGGTTTCGTCGTCGTGCTTGATGGCGCAATACTGGCCGAAGTCGCCCTGCCCGTCGCCGGGCTGATGAGCCTGAAACCCTTTGAGGAGGTTCGCGATGAACTTGTTGTCCTGCGCAAGGCGGCACGCGATCTCGGCGTCACACTGGAAGAACCCTTCCTGCAACTGGCCTTCCTCGCCCTGCCGGTCATTCCGCATCTGAAGATTACCGATCACGGCCTGATCGATGTCGACCGTTTCGAAGTAATCGCCTAGCTCATCCAACGGGTTTTGATTTTGCTGCACCGCCCCTGCGTGGTTTTCCGGCCAGTTCGCTCACCGCCTGATGCTGACTCAGGAATACCTTGCCGGTCAATTCATCGAGAAAGTCGGTGCGCTTCAGCCGGTCCATCACCGGGCCCTTGACTTCGCTCATGTGGAACGTAACCCCGCCGGCCTTGAGCCGCTCGTTGATCGCTTCCAGCGATTCCAGCGCGCTCATGTCGATGGCATTGATCGCTGGCGCCATGAGAATAACGTGTTTCAGCTTCGGCCGGCGGGAGGCCAGATCGTAGATCGCATCTTCCAGATAGCGTGCATTGGCAAAATACAGGCTCTCGTCTACCCGAACCGTCAGAATGTGCTCATCGGTAATGACCTTGTGGCGCAGCACATTGCGGTAATATTCGGTACCCGGCACCTGACCGACGACCGCCATGTGCGGCCGCGATGACTTGTAGAGATGAATCAGGATTGAAACCAGCACACCCGTTGTCACCCCCGCCTCAACGCCAAACCCAAGCGTGATCAAGATGGTCGAGGCAACGGCAAGAAAATCCGCCTTCGAGTAAATCCAGGTCTTTTTCAGAATGGAAAAATCAACCAGCGACAGCACCGCGACGATGATGGTCGCAGCCAGTGTCGCCTTGGGCAGGAAGTATAACAGAGGCGTCAGCGTCAGCGAGGCAAATGCCAGCCCAACCGCGGTAAAGGCCCCGGCAGCAGGCGTTGCCGCACCTGCATCAAAATTGACCACCGAGCGGGCAAAGCCGCCGGTTACCGGATAACCACCACTGAACGCTGCGCCCACATTGGCCGCCCCAAGGCCGATCAGCTCCTGGTCGGGATCGATGCGCTGGCGCCTCCTGGCGGCAAGGGTTTGGGCAACGGACACCGATTCAACGAACCCGATCACCGAGATCAGCATGGCGGAGCCGGCAAGGGCGAGCCACATGTCGAAGGAAAAAACCGGCATGGTAAGCGGTGGCAGTCCCTGCGGGACATCGCCGACCAGCGCAACGCCTTTCGAACCCAGATCAAACCACCAGGCTGCCAGGATGGTGAGCGCCACAGCACCGACAGGGCCGGCCTTGGCCATCACATCGGCCAGCCGGGCCGGGATGCCCCACCCGGTCAACAAGGGCTTTAATCCCTTGCGCACCCAGAACAGGAACCCTGCCGAAATAGCCCCGATGAGGAAGGTATGGGGATTGAGGCCGCCTGAATGGGTCAACAATGAACCGGCAAGCTCATACAGATTGTGCCCTTCCGCCGGAACGCCAAGCACATGCTTCAACTGGCTGGTGGCGATGATGATCCCGGATGCGGTGATGAAACCGGCAATCACCGGATGGGACAGGAAGTTGGCAAGAAAACCCAGCTGCAACAGCCCGAGCGCCATCAGCATCAGACCGGACAGAAAGGCGAGCGTGATGGCGGCGGCGATGTATTCTGCCGAGCCGGGCACGGCAATCTTTCCGATGGCAGCCGCCGTCATCAGCGAGACGACGGCAACCGGCCCCACGGCAAGCGCCTTGCTGGTGCCGAACACCGCATAGAGCAGGATCGGCACGATGGAAGCATATATCCCCATTTCCGCCGGCAGGCCTGCCAGCAGCGCATAGGCCAGCGACTGGGGCACCAGCATGATGGTTACGATAACCGCAGCCAGCAAGTCGCTTCCGGCC from Salaquimonas pukyongi harbors:
- the kynU gene encoding kynureninase, translated to MTDFTKTRQQFHLPEGLIYLDGNSLGPMPVCAQAAAKRVIAEEWSKMLIGGWNKAGWMHLPMQLGDRIGRLIGAPAGSVVTGDTLSIKVYQALASALELNPDRKTVLSDNGNFPTDLYMADGLLKSLNGGHQLKVVDPEAVESHIDETIAVVMLTEVDYRSGRLHDMAAITGKAHSAGAVMIWDLAHSAGALPVDLAASNAEFAIGCTYKYLNGGPGAPAFIYVRPDLADKVRPALSGWLGHEAPFAFDLDYRPGAGVERMRVGTPPVIQMAVLDAALGVWDGVDMADIRTRSIELSQRFIELVEAGTDKAQLASPRDPAARGSQVSFRFAEGYAAMQALIAQNVVGDFRAPDIMRFGFCPLYNTLEDVAQAAGILCEIIETGSWDKPEFRKRQAVT
- the ade gene encoding adenine deaminase; this encodes MNRQQLASAIAQGKGAEPADLVLKGGRFFDLVSGRLIDGNIAISGDRITGTCADYDGKQEIDISGKIAVPGFIDTHLHVESSCVTPFEFDRCVTPRGITTAICDPHEIANVTGISGIEYFLEAALRTVIDLRVQLSSCVPSTTMETAGATLEIGDLLPFIDHPKVIGLAEVMNYPGVLNGDPGILAKLEAFQNRHIDGHAPLVRGYDINGYCAAGIRTDHETTSAEEALEKLSKGMHILVREGSVSKDLDALLPIITERNSPFLALCTDDRNPLDIAEHGHLDYMIRHAIDRGAEPLAVYRAASISAARAFGLKDRGLIAPGWRADIVILDTLEDCNAKTVLAAGRPVNEALFASRKTIPPVARNSVNAPQVSADHFHAPANKAETHVIGIEPGKIITRHLLEDIEVSGGHKLAHPGRDLAKIAVIERHGKNGNIATGFVRGFEMKRGAIASTVCHDHHNIAVVGVSETDMAVAANRLGEIEGGFVVVLDGAILAEVALPVAGLMSLKPFEEVRDELVVLRKAARDLGVTLEEPFLQLAFLALPVIPHLKITDHGLIDVDRFEVIA
- a CDS encoding SulP family inorganic anion transporter, which gives rise to MPELLRRYLPILQWGRTYDRQQAGSDLLAAVIVTIMLVPQSLAYALLAGLPAEMGIYASIVPILLYAVFGTSKALAVGPVAVVSLMTAAAIGKIAVPGSAEYIAAAITLAFLSGLMLMALGLLQLGFLANFLSHPVIAGFITASGIIIATSQLKHVLGVPAEGHNLYELAGSLLTHSGGLNPHTFLIGAISAGFLFWVRKGLKPLLTGWGIPARLADVMAKAGPVGAVALTILAAWWFDLGSKGVALVGDVPQGLPPLTMPVFSFDMWLALAGSAMLISVIGFVESVSVAQTLAARRRQRIDPDQELIGLGAANVGAAFSGGYPVTGGFARSVVNFDAGAATPAAGAFTAVGLAFASLTLTPLLYFLPKATLAATIIVAVLSLVDFSILKKTWIYSKADFLAVASTILITLGFGVEAGVTTGVLVSILIHLYKSSRPHMAVVGQVPGTEYYRNVLRHKVITDEHILTVRVDESLYFANARYLEDAIYDLASRRPKLKHVILMAPAINAIDMSALESLEAINERLKAGGVTFHMSEVKGPVMDRLKRTDFLDELTGKVFLSQHQAVSELAGKPRRGGAAKSKPVG